The Arachis ipaensis cultivar K30076 chromosome B05, Araip1.1, whole genome shotgun sequence nucleotide sequence TACACGGCCGATGCCTGGAATATAAACACTGCCATCAGACCTGAACATAAACTGAGGCTCTTTCTTGTCATTCTTGCTAGAATTATTTGGAATACTATTGCGCGCTGCGACTGCTTGCAAAGCAATGGAAAGAAGGATATTGGAGATGAGAACCAGTACAAGTAAAGAAGAAGCTTTGTAAGCCATTAGAAataagattttgattttgattttttttttgcgtGTTGAAGCTCTAAAGGAGTGGCTGCATTTTATAGTACAATTACTTTGGTGTAACTATGGCGGTGAGTTAAATGTTTCTCGTGGAATGCAATGGCAGTTGCCAACGACTGTGTGATGCATGGAGCCTCTGTCTTTGGTAGTTGTTATTTGGTTACAATAGTTAGTGTTATGTGGCCTTAACTTGTATTACCTGCTATTTTTGGAAGATATTTACCAATGTCATAGTGGCTACTAAATGTAACATTCACATGGCTGAGTTGTGTGCTGTAAAATATCAAGAAAACTCTGAATCTTGGATTTACCTCCAGGTACAAATCTAGTTGTAAAAATGGTGAAAAAATAGTGTTCAAACAACAGCTGGAATTATGTAAATCATGCACATATGCAGAAACAATCTTTTTATAAAAATACCGAGTGAAGAGTACTGTTATTTGAACATCTAAAATTTAGTGAAGCTTTCAATGTACCTAGATGATTAATCCAATATTAAGTTCATATTAATATTCAGTTTTGTGTAAAACAGTGCCATGCAgcatttcatttaaaaaaaaaaaaaacacaagaatAGCATTATGCTGTTGGTGAATTCATTCGTTTAGTGACATAACTTGAGCCTAGTTTTTTACACTTAACTAAATAAAAGAGCATCAAAACCACTGAAAGATTTTCCTCCTTGAATTCCCTGTTTTGACAAAGGTATTACAATGAAATGTTCTCATCAAACCAATAAATATTTAACGTGGGATACTTGAGTTTCCACTCTCGGGCCGCAGAATCCACCAGAACCCTTGCTGCTGATGCTCGAGTCGGTGTCGTGGATACTATCTCAACCACCTCTTCATTGCTTAACATATCCCAGACCTGCACAAAATACCAAGATGGATATTAAGCATAAGTAGCCTAAAAAGAAACACAAGAACTAGTTAAAATTTTTCAAGTGTTGGATTCAAATTCACCATATCATATGTCTATTCACTTACAAAAGTAAACATACACATAGATGAGAATGACATGCTTTTCTTGCTTACATGGGTAGAACTATTATGCATAGCAAAATTTTCCTACAGCAAGTTATACATAGCTTAAACTAAGTTACTTTGATTTGATGACTTTCACATGGaccaaaacaacaaaacaagaaaaaactatGCATCTAGGAAACAGAAAATGCTGCAAATGCTCTATGCTGAGAGACTTTAGCACACAATGCAATTGAGCTTAACCcttgatattattaattcatttTATGGTTTCAAGGAACCTAAATAAACccttttatttttctaaacttctaattatttgattttttctcaTTTAGGTaaactttaaattatttaattttttgttatgattttttaattatttgttcaGATTCTTTTTTTGAGGATTTGTTTCTGTTTTGATTGTTCTGATTTTTGGTTATGATTATTTATTGTTGGTTCtgattatttgttttgatttttttctgATTTTACTAAATGGAAGCCTTGTCATCAGTGGGATCTGCAATAGAAaactatttaatttaattttaagctGCGCAGGTTTAGCTTTTGAATGGATTATTTTagttatcaaatttaattttgttaagaAAATTGCTTACCCTGTCTCTGTTTCTGTTGCTGTTCTCATTTACTTCAGATTATAATTAAAATTGCTGCCGAGAATGGTGTTCGAAAAATTTTGATTGGACAGTAAGTATCttaatcatttgaatttttcaatgaatCTTTCTGCAACAAATATGAAGAACTTTGTAACACAAGATGGCAGCAAATGACATCATCATAAGGATAAAAAATCTTTGATGGACTAGTGCATCACCTTATTGCTTATGGAGGAGCATGACATAGTGACCTGTGCTTTTCTTACCTTAAAAGTTTAATGAAATTTCTATTATATTGGGGTTAAATATTATGCATTCATGCAGATATCTAAGATAAAGCTCGCTGACATTCCTAATGCAGAGTGTATTTGATTTTTAGCTAATAAGGAGTCTTATTTCAAGGCCAGATTTTAGGTACAATTTTCTTCATATCTGAATTGCTAATGTCAACATTATGGGATTGCATGTCCTATTTTGTTTTGTAGTGTACTTGTATTTCTGCAGGGGATATTACATGTGAGAATGTGCTGATTACATCCTCGAATTGGTTGTACCTTGCGAACTTTGCATCTTTCAAACCTACTTACATTCCATATGATGACCCAtcggatttttctttttctttgacacTGGTGGAAGAAGACTCTGTTATCTAGCACCCAAGGTTGGCCTCCCTTTGATatctgtttaatttatttttattatctatctTACTACATTTTGTTGGCTCAACCATGATGTTTAATGCTAATCTTGTGTTAAATGCTTGGTTCTTGCATGTTCTTTTGAAACTATTCCATATGATAGTGCTGTGttttgtttttttcctttttgtaattGATCTGAATTTCATTATACACGGGCAAGTGGTCTTATAAGATAACTTAATATTAGAGGCTTAATTAATAAGAGAATTTGGCAAATGTTAAATGGCTTTGAAACAATTTATGACCCTTATATTCTAATGGAGaagttaaatttttatttgaggATTTTGAACAAAATAATATTGATATTTAGGTAAGttcactattttattaatttcagtAGTCCTACTTACAACATGAAGTTGCTACAAGGTTATAGGATTAGTTCTTTTATGAAAAATTTTCTAGTTCTTAGTCCTGGTGCGTTGGGTTATTTTTTGCTGTAAAATATGTAATGATTCCTATTTAT carries:
- the LOC107641958 gene encoding putative cell wall protein; translated protein: MAYKASSLLVLVLISNILLSIALQAVAARNSIPNNSSKNDKKEPQFMFRSDGSVYIPGIGRVGLPGFQPQNPFLGGSGGGSAPAGGSYVPGGDDTLVPNPGFEVPTPGSGGAVPTPIFP